Proteins found in one Methylobacterium sp. CB376 genomic segment:
- a CDS encoding patatin-like phospholipase family protein, with translation MSGSTRRRGMACAAILLLGAGLATPATAGNPAAPGRRGDARTEFARTEFTAGDLAAARPEGLPAQVRLNGDDPAAFRDLLAGAPRAGQAPWLVLSGGGENGAYAAGLLKGWSGAGNRPDFGVVTGVSTGALIAPFAFAGARYDAALEQAYTQTTAADVFEFGGSDAALTDTWPLKRQIEKSVTPALLAEVAAEHRKGRRLLVATTELDSGRPVLWDMGAIAGIGGPAGLKLFREVMLASAAVPGLFPPVMIDAAGPSGKRFQEMHADGGTTAPFFLAPGRQILGEEPGGLPAPAVYLVVNNSLAPDFQVASRTMLSVLGRSLSAAIRAQTAAAVALARGFAGRTGLTLHVALIDSRFSRRSPAPFDQGYMRALFAHGEALGRDGTAFDWRPDAVTTSAIEGKGGEAEAKRGEAEVKGGEAEVKGGEAEVKGGEAEVKGGETARKGTDRRAEAAR, from the coding sequence ATGTCGGGATCGACCCGGCGGCGCGGCATGGCCTGCGCCGCGATTCTGCTCCTCGGGGCGGGCCTCGCGACGCCGGCGACGGCCGGCAACCCGGCGGCCCCCGGACGGCGCGGCGACGCCCGCACCGAGTTCGCCCGCACCGAGTTCACGGCCGGCGACCTCGCGGCGGCGCGGCCCGAGGGTCTGCCCGCGCAGGTCCGCCTGAACGGCGACGACCCCGCCGCCTTCCGCGACCTCCTGGCCGGGGCGCCGCGGGCCGGGCAGGCGCCCTGGCTCGTGCTCTCGGGCGGGGGCGAGAACGGCGCCTACGCGGCGGGTCTGCTGAAGGGCTGGAGCGGCGCCGGGAACCGGCCGGATTTCGGCGTCGTCACGGGGGTCTCGACCGGCGCGCTGATCGCCCCCTTCGCCTTCGCGGGCGCCCGCTACGACGCGGCCCTCGAACAGGCCTACACGCAGACCACCGCCGCGGACGTGTTCGAGTTCGGGGGCAGCGACGCGGCGCTCACCGACACCTGGCCGCTGAAGCGCCAGATCGAGAAGAGCGTCACGCCCGCGCTCCTCGCCGAGGTCGCGGCCGAGCACCGCAAGGGCCGCCGCCTCCTGGTGGCGACGACCGAGCTCGACAGCGGCCGCCCGGTCCTGTGGGACATGGGGGCCATCGCCGGGATCGGCGGGCCCGCCGGGCTCAAGCTGTTCCGCGAGGTGATGCTCGCCTCGGCGGCGGTCCCCGGGCTCTTCCCGCCGGTGATGATCGACGCGGCCGGCCCGTCCGGCAAGAGGTTCCAGGAGATGCACGCGGACGGCGGCACCACCGCCCCGTTCTTCCTGGCGCCGGGCCGCCAGATCCTCGGGGAGGAGCCGGGCGGCCTGCCCGCGCCCGCCGTCTACCTCGTCGTCAACAACAGCCTCGCGCCCGATTTCCAGGTCGCCTCGCGCACGATGCTGAGCGTCCTCGGCCGCTCGCTCTCGGCGGCGATCCGGGCCCAGACCGCCGCGGCGGTCGCGCTCGCCCGCGGCTTCGCGGGCCGCACCGGCCTGACGCTGCACGTGGCGCTGATCGATTCCCGCTTCAGCCGCCGCTCGCCCGCGCCCTTCGACCAGGGCTACATGCGGGCGCTCTTCGCCCATGGCGAGGCGCTCGGGCGCGACGGCACGGCCTTCGACTGGCGGCCGGACGCCGTCACCACGAGCGCGATCGAGGGCAAGGGCGGCGAGGCCGAGGCCAAGCGCGGCGAAGCCGAGGTCAAGGGCGGCGAAGCCGAGGTCAAGGGCGGCGAAGCCGAGGTCAAGGGCGGCGAAGCCGAGGTCAAGGGCGGCGAGACCGCACGGAAGGGCACGGACCGGCGCGCCGAGGCGGCGCGCTGA